The following coding sequences are from one Caballeronia sp. SBC1 window:
- a CDS encoding DUF4148 domain-containing protein, with translation MFKSLVPAIVLASALGAPAFAYAQDADTVSRPAVKADLIQMEQSGYNVEGDHTSYPAQTQAAEQRVEANHGVTATSYGSPTDGSYAAGMRAPMAQPDGVHSVYFGH, from the coding sequence ATGTTCAAGTCACTGGTTCCCGCAATCGTGCTTGCTTCCGCGCTTGGTGCACCGGCATTCGCTTATGCGCAAGACGCGGATACGGTAAGCCGCCCTGCAGTCAAGGCCGATCTGATCCAGATGGAACAATCCGGCTACAACGTTGAAGGTGATCACACCAGCTATCCGGCGCAGACCCAGGCAGCAGAGCAACGCGTGGAAGCGAACCACGGCGTAACTGCAACGTCTTACGGCTCACCGACGGACGGCTCATATGCGGCTGGCATGCGTGCCCCGATGGCGCAACCCGACGGAGTACATTCGGTGTACTTCGGGCATTGA
- a CDS encoding PRC-barrel domain-containing protein: MKTKLIAALLAAALAQVALPSQAQVAGSQTIGISVEESTAILGGWSIKKSILNKPVVNENGDRVGVIHDIIVAPDKSVSFAIIAASQFAGVSHHDVAIPIEQLDIVGGKIVLAGATKAAIKALPEFEYTKMPATPRPRAEFAEHH, translated from the coding sequence ATGAAGACGAAACTCATCGCAGCGCTACTTGCAGCAGCGCTGGCTCAAGTCGCCCTTCCTTCGCAGGCGCAAGTTGCCGGCTCGCAGACGATCGGCATCAGCGTAGAAGAGTCCACGGCCATCCTGGGCGGCTGGAGTATCAAGAAATCCATCCTCAACAAACCGGTCGTCAACGAGAACGGCGATCGGGTCGGCGTCATTCACGACATCATTGTGGCGCCGGACAAGTCGGTCTCTTTTGCGATCATCGCGGCCAGCCAGTTTGCCGGCGTCTCGCATCACGACGTCGCCATTCCTATCGAGCAACTCGATATAGTCGGCGGCAAGATCGTATTGGCGGGTGCGACGAAGGCGGCCATCAAGGCGCTGCCGGAGTTTGAATACACGAAGATGCCCGCGACGCCGAGACCCCGCGCGGAATTCGCCGAACATCATTGA
- a CDS encoding putative quinol monooxygenase has translation MVKTALWVRLEAKPGKEQDIEAFLAGGLALVEQEPATTAWFALQLNASTYGIFDAFPDEAGRDAHLSGKVAEALMAKAGDLFASPPQIMKIDVLAAKLPG, from the coding sequence ATGGTCAAGACAGCATTGTGGGTCCGGTTGGAAGCAAAACCCGGCAAGGAGCAAGATATCGAGGCGTTCCTGGCAGGCGGCCTCGCGCTGGTCGAGCAGGAACCTGCCACGACCGCATGGTTCGCGCTGCAGTTGAACGCGAGCACGTATGGAATCTTTGATGCTTTCCCCGACGAAGCCGGTCGCGACGCGCATCTTTCCGGCAAGGTCGCCGAGGCGTTGATGGCGAAGGCGGGCGATCTGTTCGCCTCGCCGCCGCAGATCATGAAGATCGATGTACTGGCAGCGAAGCTGCCGGGCTGA
- the katE gene encoding catalase HPII, producing MPTSKKNPGAPAPSKNTSAVARTPSQNNSNSKLDSLEPFRSDATNQALTTNQGVKVSDNQNTLKAGPRGPSLLEDFIMREKITHFDHERIPERIVHARGSAAHGMFKPYKAHTDLTKAAFLLDPNKETPVYVRFSTVQGSRGSADTVRDVRGFAVKFYTEEGNFDLVGNNMPVFFIQDAIKFPDFVHAVKPEPHNEMPQGGSAHDTFWDFVSLVPESAHMVLWTMSDRAIPRSLRTMEGFGIHTFRLVNAEGKGRFVKFHWRPTIGSASLLWDEAQKLAGKDADFHRRDLWEAIDMGDYPEWELGVQIVEEDDEHSFDFDLLDPTKIIPEEIVPITMLGKLTLNRNPDNFFAETEQVAFCPGHIVPGIDFSNDPLLQGRLFSYTDTQISRLGGPNFHEIPINRTIAPMHNNQRDAKHRMTVNRGQASYEPNSIDSGWPKETEPAATGGGFETYPERVDAVKIRQRSESFADHYSQATLFWNSMTKPEKDHIVGAYSFELGKVERKFIRERQLGILANIDSELCARVADNLGLPAPKASASAAELGKSSLAESPALSIVAKTKPSVKTRKVAILAAKGADIATIKAIKEALKAEGAHAKVVAPQLGTLGDGVEVDATILGLPSIMFDGVVVAGGAASAKLLSESGDARHFVLESFKHLKAIGAVGDGEDVLAAAHLPSGDEGICVGSDTKKVMKAFIAAMSKHRVWARAEKAESVPA from the coding sequence ATGCCGACTTCGAAGAAGAATCCTGGCGCGCCAGCGCCCTCAAAAAACACCAGCGCAGTTGCGCGCACACCCTCACAAAACAACAGCAACTCCAAGCTCGACAGTCTTGAGCCGTTCCGTTCGGACGCGACGAATCAAGCCCTGACGACCAACCAGGGCGTCAAGGTTTCCGATAATCAGAACACCCTTAAAGCCGGTCCTCGCGGCCCTTCGCTGCTCGAAGATTTCATCATGCGTGAAAAAATCACGCACTTCGATCACGAGCGGATTCCTGAGCGGATCGTGCATGCACGCGGCTCAGCCGCGCATGGCATGTTCAAGCCATACAAGGCGCATACGGATCTGACGAAAGCGGCGTTCCTGCTGGACCCGAACAAGGAAACACCGGTGTACGTACGATTTTCCACGGTGCAGGGATCGCGCGGTTCAGCGGACACCGTGCGCGACGTGCGTGGTTTCGCCGTCAAGTTCTACACCGAAGAAGGCAACTTCGACCTGGTCGGCAACAACATGCCCGTCTTCTTCATTCAGGACGCAATCAAGTTTCCGGACTTCGTTCATGCAGTCAAACCGGAGCCGCATAACGAAATGCCACAGGGCGGCTCAGCCCACGACACATTCTGGGACTTCGTCTCGCTTGTGCCTGAGTCCGCGCACATGGTGTTGTGGACCATGTCGGACCGCGCGATTCCGCGCAGCCTGCGCACTATGGAAGGATTCGGTATCCATACCTTTCGTCTGGTGAATGCAGAGGGTAAGGGCAGGTTCGTGAAATTCCACTGGCGTCCGACCATTGGTTCGGCCTCGCTCTTGTGGGATGAAGCGCAGAAGCTGGCCGGCAAGGACGCGGATTTTCATCGGCGCGATTTGTGGGAAGCGATCGACATGGGCGACTATCCGGAATGGGAGCTGGGCGTACAGATTGTGGAGGAGGACGACGAGCATTCGTTCGACTTCGATCTGCTCGATCCGACCAAGATTATTCCAGAAGAAATCGTGCCCATTACGATGCTCGGCAAACTCACACTGAACCGCAATCCGGATAATTTTTTCGCTGAAACGGAACAGGTGGCGTTCTGTCCCGGGCACATTGTGCCGGGCATCGACTTCTCGAATGATCCGCTGCTGCAAGGCCGTTTGTTCTCCTACACGGACACGCAGATCAGCCGGCTTGGCGGTCCGAACTTTCATGAGATTCCGATTAACCGCACCATCGCGCCGATGCACAACAACCAGCGCGACGCGAAACACAGGATGACGGTGAATCGCGGGCAAGCTTCGTACGAACCTAATTCCATCGATAGCGGCTGGCCAAAGGAAACGGAACCAGCGGCGACTGGCGGCGGCTTCGAGACCTATCCGGAACGTGTGGATGCCGTGAAGATCCGCCAGCGCAGCGAGTCCTTCGCCGATCATTATTCGCAAGCTACGCTGTTCTGGAACAGCATGACGAAGCCGGAGAAGGACCACATCGTGGGCGCGTATTCATTTGAGTTGGGCAAGGTCGAGCGCAAGTTTATCCGCGAACGGCAGCTTGGGATTCTTGCGAATATCGACAGTGAACTGTGCGCGCGTGTTGCCGATAATCTCGGCCTGCCGGCGCCGAAAGCGAGCGCAAGCGCGGCGGAGTTGGGCAAGTCGTCGCTGGCTGAGTCGCCGGCGTTGAGCATTGTCGCGAAGACCAAGCCGTCGGTGAAGACGCGCAAGGTTGCGATTCTTGCCGCGAAGGGTGCGGATATCGCCACCATCAAGGCGATCAAGGAAGCGCTGAAAGCGGAGGGTGCGCACGCGAAGGTAGTCGCACCGCAGCTAGGCACGTTGGGCGACGGTGTGGAAGTCGATGCAACCATTCTTGGTTTGCCGTCGATCATGTTCGACGGCGTGGTGGTGGCAGGCGGTGCGGCGAGTGCGAAACTCCTGTCGGAATCCGGCGATGCCCGTCATTTCGTGCTTGAATCGTTCAAGCATCTCAAGGCGATTGGCGCGGTGGGTGACGGTGAGGACGTGCTGGCCGCCGCGCATTTGCCGAGCGGTGACGAGGGCATCTGCGTAGGCAGCGACACGAAGAAGGTGATGAAGGCGTTTATTGCAGCGATGTCGAAACATCGCGTATGGGCGCGGGCTGAAAAGGCAGAAAGCGTGCCGGCGTGA
- a CDS encoding S10 family peptidase, with protein sequence MTNSGSAAKNASSTSSTPSSAGSSTGSTTAGDQPYFDPTAYGNGPGDSIDATQTDENAAITHHSAVIGGKTIDYTATAGHLVIVDPSSSKPEAKLFYVAFTQDNQTEESRPVTFFYNGGPGSSSVFVLLGSFAPQRIKTSMPGFTPPAPYQMEDNPDSLLDKSDLVFINPVGTGYSAAIAPNKNINFWGVDQDANSLKQFIKRFLTKNNRWNSPKFLYGESYGTARSCVLAYLLHEDGVDLNGITLQSSILDYTQSGNPVGALPTAAADAWFHKKLGVHPRPTDLLTFSEEVAQFSRTDYLAALRKFPQTDDDTVEKLSEYTGIDKATLIAWSLDIASYDSRGNSLFLTTLLKSKGVALGSYDGRVTAISTGIAGKIDPNSGGNDPTMTAVTGVYTAMWNEYLNEQLKYTSTSSFTDLNDQAFANWDFHHTDPTGAQKGVDAKGNIILYTAGDLAAAMALNIDLKVLSANGFYDFVTPFYQTVIDLQQMPLIDKSVRENLTAKFYPSGHMVYLDGGSRTQLKADLAKMYQAATSDHEAMGRIRALQQRKAEPK encoded by the coding sequence ATGACGAACTCCGGTTCAGCGGCGAAAAACGCTTCAAGCACATCTTCAACCCCGTCTTCAGCGGGGTCCTCAACCGGATCCACAACAGCGGGGGATCAGCCTTACTTCGATCCCACCGCTTACGGCAACGGTCCCGGCGATTCCATCGACGCCACCCAGACCGACGAAAACGCCGCCATCACGCATCACTCGGCCGTCATTGGCGGCAAGACAATCGATTACACGGCAACAGCCGGGCATCTTGTGATCGTCGATCCAAGCAGTTCCAAGCCGGAAGCCAAGCTGTTCTACGTTGCGTTCACTCAGGATAATCAGACTGAAGAATCGCGCCCGGTCACGTTTTTCTATAACGGCGGGCCGGGATCGTCGTCGGTATTCGTGCTGCTCGGGTCCTTCGCACCGCAACGCATCAAGACCTCGATGCCCGGGTTCACGCCGCCTGCGCCGTACCAGATGGAGGACAACCCGGACAGCTTGCTGGACAAAAGCGATCTGGTGTTCATCAACCCGGTAGGCACGGGTTATTCAGCGGCCATTGCGCCAAACAAGAACATTAATTTCTGGGGCGTCGACCAGGACGCGAATTCCCTCAAGCAATTCATCAAGCGCTTCCTGACGAAAAACAACCGCTGGAATTCGCCGAAGTTTCTATACGGCGAGTCGTACGGCACGGCGCGCAGTTGCGTGCTCGCGTACCTCTTGCACGAGGACGGCGTGGACCTGAACGGCATTACGCTGCAGTCGTCCATTCTCGACTACACGCAATCGGGCAATCCGGTGGGCGCGTTGCCTACCGCCGCCGCCGATGCCTGGTTTCATAAAAAGCTTGGCGTGCATCCGCGTCCGACCGACCTGCTTACGTTCTCCGAGGAAGTTGCGCAGTTCTCACGTACGGATTACCTCGCGGCGCTGCGCAAATTCCCGCAGACCGACGACGACACGGTGGAGAAGCTTTCGGAATACACAGGGATCGACAAAGCCACGCTGATCGCGTGGAGCCTCGACATAGCTTCTTACGACAGCCGCGGCAATTCGCTCTTTCTGACCACGCTCCTGAAGTCCAAAGGCGTGGCGCTAGGTTCCTACGATGGCCGCGTGACCGCTATTTCAACGGGTATCGCGGGCAAGATTGATCCGAACTCCGGCGGCAACGATCCCACCATGACGGCCGTGACCGGTGTGTACACCGCCATGTGGAACGAGTACCTGAACGAGCAACTGAAGTACACGTCCACGTCGTCGTTCACGGACTTGAACGACCAGGCTTTCGCGAACTGGGACTTCCATCACACGGACCCGACGGGCGCGCAGAAGGGCGTGGACGCGAAGGGCAACATCATTCTCTACACGGCTGGTGATCTGGCTGCGGCGATGGCGCTCAACATCGACTTGAAGGTGTTGTCGGCGAATGGTTTCTACGACTTCGTGACGCCGTTCTACCAGACCGTGATTGACCTGCAGCAAATGCCGCTCATCGATAAATCCGTGCGCGAGAATCTAACGGCGAAGTTCTATCCGTCGGGACACATGGTCTATCTCGATGGTGGTTCGCGAACGCAATTGAAGGCAGATCTCGCGAAGATGTATCAGGCAGCGACGAGCGATCACGAAGCCATGGGCCGGATTCGTGCACTGCAGCAACGCAAGGCTGAACCGAAATAG
- a CDS encoding protease pro-enzyme activation domain-containing protein, protein MSKHPIAGSDKSQPEGARCVGACNPDEKIEVVVMLRRQNEDAFKQLMQKINTGAADAVPVSRDEFAARFGASASDVAKTEAFAKAHGLSVVRADAGARSVVLSGTIAQFSTAFGVKLERFEHQAIGEYRGRTGPVNVPDDMKDMVTAVLGLDSRPQARPHFRFRPPIQAARSESGTSYTPLDLARLYDFPAGDGSGQCVGIIELGGGYSASDLSAYFSQLGVAQPTVVAVGVDQANNAPSGNPNGPDGEVALDIEIVGAIVPGARIAVYFTANSDAGFIDAVNRAIHDDTNKPSVISISWGGPESNWTSQSQNAFDEVLQSAAAMGVTVCVASGDSGSSDGAADGKNHVDFPASSPYVLACGGTQLRASASGITSEVVWNDGEQGGAGGGGVSAVFALPVWQNGLTVTQVSGASSPLTKRGVPDVAGDASPVTGYDVIIDGTQTVVGGTSAVAPLWAGLIARINAAAGKPVGFLNPKLYAAKTAGHDITQGNNGSFEATVGWDACTGLGSPDGVKVAAALK, encoded by the coding sequence ATGAGCAAGCATCCAATAGCCGGCAGCGACAAGTCGCAACCCGAAGGCGCACGTTGCGTCGGCGCATGCAATCCGGACGAAAAAATCGAAGTAGTAGTGATGCTTCGGCGCCAAAACGAGGACGCATTCAAACAGTTGATGCAAAAGATCAACACGGGTGCGGCCGACGCCGTACCTGTTTCTCGCGACGAGTTTGCTGCACGCTTTGGGGCATCCGCTTCCGATGTGGCCAAGACAGAAGCCTTCGCGAAGGCGCATGGCCTGAGCGTAGTCCGCGCCGATGCAGGCGCGCGAAGCGTGGTGCTGTCGGGCACCATCGCCCAGTTCAGCACGGCCTTCGGCGTCAAGCTGGAGCGCTTCGAACATCAGGCGATTGGCGAGTATCGCGGGCGCACGGGACCGGTGAACGTGCCCGATGACATGAAGGACATGGTGACCGCCGTGCTGGGTCTCGACAGCCGCCCGCAGGCGCGCCCGCATTTCCGCTTCCGGCCGCCAATCCAGGCAGCGCGCAGCGAGTCCGGCACCTCGTACACGCCGCTCGATCTCGCGCGGCTCTACGACTTCCCCGCCGGCGACGGCAGCGGCCAGTGCGTGGGCATTATCGAACTGGGCGGGGGGTATAGCGCAAGCGACCTGAGCGCCTATTTCTCGCAACTGGGCGTGGCCCAGCCGACCGTGGTCGCGGTCGGCGTAGACCAGGCCAACAACGCGCCGTCGGGCAACCCGAACGGGCCTGACGGCGAGGTGGCACTGGATATAGAAATTGTCGGCGCGATTGTTCCGGGCGCGCGCATCGCGGTGTATTTCACGGCCAACAGCGACGCGGGTTTTATCGACGCCGTGAATCGCGCGATCCACGACGACACCAACAAGCCATCGGTCATCTCGATCAGTTGGGGTGGACCGGAGTCAAACTGGACATCGCAATCGCAAAATGCATTCGACGAAGTGCTGCAATCGGCCGCCGCAATGGGTGTGACCGTATGCGTGGCCTCCGGCGACAGCGGTTCCAGCGACGGTGCCGCAGACGGCAAAAATCATGTCGATTTCCCGGCGTCGAGTCCGTACGTGCTCGCGTGCGGTGGAACACAACTGCGGGCATCGGCGAGCGGGATCACGAGCGAAGTTGTGTGGAACGACGGCGAACAGGGCGGCGCGGGTGGTGGCGGCGTGAGCGCCGTGTTTGCGCTGCCGGTCTGGCAGAACGGCTTGACCGTCACGCAGGTCAGCGGCGCCAGCTCGCCGCTGACCAAGCGCGGTGTGCCCGATGTCGCAGGCGACGCGTCGCCGGTCACGGGCTACGATGTGATTATCGACGGGACGCAGACGGTCGTGGGTGGCACGAGCGCGGTCGCGCCGCTATGGGCGGGGCTCATTGCCCGGATCAACGCGGCGGCGGGTAAGCCGGTGGGTTTCCTCAACCCGAAGCTGTACGCTGCGAAGACCGCGGGCCATGACATCACGCAGGGAAACAACGGCAGTTTCGAGGCGACGGTAGGATGGGATGCGTGTACGGGACTGGGCAGTCCGGACGGCGTGAAAGTCGCGGCTGCGCTGAAGTAG
- a CDS encoding DUF488 family protein, producing MNAPFFTIGHSTRPLAEFTGLLKESEIEMLVDVRSIPRSRTNPQFNQDTLPASLGAEGIAYVHIAALGGRRGKRNTDQPSPNTYWTHPAFRNYADYALGEPFRQALEELLALGHARRCAIMCSEAVWWRCHRRIVADYLLGRGETVLHIMGPHQVRPATLTPQASAQPDGTVIYPESSAKPGAMPN from the coding sequence ATGAACGCGCCTTTTTTCACCATTGGTCATTCAACGCGTCCGCTGGCGGAATTTACCGGCTTGCTGAAAGAAAGCGAGATCGAAATGCTGGTCGATGTCCGCAGCATTCCGAGATCGCGCACCAATCCGCAATTCAACCAGGACACCCTCCCGGCTTCGCTGGGTGCAGAGGGTATTGCATACGTGCACATTGCGGCGCTGGGTGGCCGGCGCGGCAAGCGCAACACGGACCAACCGTCACCAAACACCTACTGGACCCATCCGGCGTTCCGCAATTACGCTGACTACGCGCTGGGCGAACCTTTCCGCCAAGCTCTGGAAGAACTGCTAGCGCTCGGCCACGCGCGGCGCTGCGCGATCATGTGCTCGGAAGCCGTGTGGTGGCGGTGTCATCGGCGGATTGTGGCCGATTATCTGCTCGGGCGAGGCGAGACCGTGCTGCACATCATGGGCCCGCATCAGGTCAGGCCCGCGACGCTTACGCCGCAAGCCTCAGCGCAGCCCGACGGCACCGTGATCTACCCCGAATCAAGCGCCAAACCGGGGGCGATGCCGAATTGA
- a CDS encoding GFA family protein, with protein MNDMIQNTGQEVRHEGGCACGAWRFTATAGPNRVGLCHCMTCRRVHGSAFGAYAVYAEEQVTMSGVTRAWQSSADARRHFCPVCGSVAYMAYVNNDEIDLPIGAFDETGFLEPSYELWCIRREPWLSGDGRREYPEDRS; from the coding sequence ATGAACGACATGATTCAGAACACGGGTCAGGAAGTTCGACATGAAGGGGGCTGCGCGTGCGGTGCGTGGCGCTTTACGGCGACGGCGGGGCCGAATCGCGTCGGTCTTTGCCATTGCATGACATGCCGCCGCGTGCATGGTTCGGCATTTGGCGCGTACGCGGTGTATGCGGAGGAGCAGGTCACCATGTCGGGCGTGACCCGAGCCTGGCAAAGCTCCGCGGATGCCCGCCGCCACTTCTGCCCGGTATGCGGGTCGGTGGCGTACATGGCGTATGTCAACAATGACGAGATCGACTTGCCGATTGGCGCCTTCGATGAAACCGGTTTTCTCGAGCCATCCTATGAACTCTGGTGCATCCGCCGCGAGCCGTGGCTGTCCGGCGATGGACGGCGGGAATATCCCGAAGACCGGTCCTGA
- a CDS encoding inositol monophosphatase has product MKHLSLLALLPSGATVTAATGPYATPAAPDLAAYVLSHERHDAAENAPSARKDYKNVHVADVMTDEYVFPLGETGKSIVLSGYQIAAGFLAERAADEWLELARQQHVANGGSDSDGTRHIPDPAEADQLMDRALESAERILAPFEAAPIASLFETHYRGAREFLRLSWEGLPEDLVPKSRRPAVVLKAAADLAPASARQDYDPYGLEGTSDYDVDKPLAYREKIGPFLLTMTYRHEYPQVDDERLGTAFAVFHEAGTDIVAAAVELKLVKVPPIQSSADLVYVLDTYSGEMLSLALAATEALGAERLCSVFNTHRVVYISTWEVRKPWRGEGLGVALLREALERLPADSDGRPDALCVAPEPYQTEMRYLSQLPPALRAEVDAPAQRLTRHLTEWLDRANLPNVKTHFFIPMAKHEGIGSAGENARLIDRIMESEA; this is encoded by the coding sequence ATGAAGCACCTATCCCTGCTGGCTCTGCTCCCCTCCGGCGCGACGGTTACCGCGGCGACCGGGCCGTACGCGACACCGGCCGCTCCCGATCTCGCTGCCTATGTGCTCTCGCACGAACGTCATGACGCTGCCGAGAACGCTCCGTCTGCGCGCAAGGATTACAAAAACGTGCACGTCGCGGATGTCATGACCGACGAGTACGTGTTCCCGCTTGGAGAAACCGGCAAGTCGATCGTGCTGTCCGGTTATCAGATTGCTGCGGGATTTCTCGCCGAGCGCGCCGCCGACGAATGGCTCGAACTCGCGCGCCAACAGCACGTAGCCAATGGTGGTTCAGACAGCGATGGCACGCGGCACATACCGGATCCCGCTGAAGCCGATCAATTGATGGACCGTGCGCTCGAATCCGCGGAACGCATTCTTGCGCCGTTTGAAGCAGCGCCAATCGCATCGCTGTTCGAAACGCACTATCGCGGTGCTCGCGAATTTCTGCGCCTGAGCTGGGAAGGTTTGCCGGAAGACCTGGTGCCCAAGTCGCGACGGCCGGCCGTGGTGTTGAAAGCGGCTGCGGATCTGGCGCCGGCATCGGCCAGGCAGGACTACGACCCCTACGGTCTGGAAGGCACGAGCGATTACGACGTCGACAAGCCGTTGGCCTATCGTGAAAAAATCGGCCCGTTCCTGCTGACCATGACCTACCGGCATGAATATCCGCAGGTCGACGACGAACGGCTCGGCACCGCGTTCGCGGTATTTCACGAGGCGGGCACGGATATCGTCGCGGCGGCGGTCGAGTTGAAACTCGTGAAAGTGCCGCCCATCCAGAGCAGCGCGGACCTCGTTTATGTCCTCGATACCTACTCCGGCGAGATGCTGTCGCTGGCGCTCGCCGCCACCGAAGCGCTTGGGGCCGAGCGTCTGTGCAGCGTGTTCAATACACACCGGGTGGTATATATCAGCACGTGGGAAGTGAGGAAACCGTGGCGCGGCGAGGGCTTGGGGGTCGCGTTGCTGCGTGAGGCGTTGGAACGCCTGCCAGCGGATTCCGATGGCCGTCCCGATGCGTTATGCGTCGCGCCCGAGCCGTATCAGACCGAAATGCGGTATCTCAGCCAGTTGCCGCCCGCATTGCGCGCCGAAGTCGACGCGCCGGCGCAAAGGCTCACCCGGCATCTGACGGAATGGCTGGATCGTGCAAACCTGCCGAACGTGAAGACACATTTTTTCATCCCGATGGCCAAGCATGAAGGCATTGGATCGGCGGGTGAAAACGCGCGGCTGATCGACCGGATCATGGAAAGTGAAGCCTGA
- a CDS encoding isochorismatase family protein — translation MKPDRVLVVIDMQAKLMPHIDNGAAVLRRCLTLVKAADLLDIPVLVTEQNPRGLGASIDGLIDERHRLIEKDTFDATLCPDFVAALPSKETVLFVAGCEAHVCVLLTVTGLLKLGYAVELIADAVGSRSPENKAIALARAQREGALPTTTETAIFGWLGTCRHPRFRDALALIK, via the coding sequence GTGAAGCCTGATCGGGTGCTTGTTGTTATCGATATGCAGGCGAAATTGATGCCGCATATCGATAACGGCGCGGCTGTGTTGAGGCGTTGTTTAACGCTGGTGAAAGCGGCCGATTTGCTCGATATCCCGGTACTTGTCACCGAGCAGAACCCGCGCGGGCTTGGTGCGAGCATCGATGGCTTGATTGACGAGCGGCATCGCCTAATCGAGAAAGACACGTTCGACGCAACGCTATGCCCGGACTTTGTGGCAGCGCTGCCGTCGAAGGAAACGGTGCTGTTCGTGGCCGGTTGCGAAGCGCATGTTTGCGTGTTGCTCACCGTGACCGGCTTGCTGAAGCTGGGCTATGCGGTGGAACTGATCGCCGATGCGGTCGGTTCCCGCTCGCCGGAGAATAAGGCAATCGCGCTCGCTAGAGCGCAGCGCGAGGGCGCGCTTCCCACCACCACGGAAACCGCGATCTTCGGCTGGTTGGGAACCTGCCGGCATCCGCGTTTCAGGGACGCATTGGCGCTGATTAAGTAG
- a CDS encoding transporter substrate-binding domain-containing protein — MTTRLSRLARRLFVAAAFAVPLAATTTFAHADALDTVQKNGVLRVGVFMDYPPFGSIGPDMKPQGYDIEMADYLARTMKVKVDLVPITGENRIAYLATGKADVLLSVGQTPEREKVLEFSRPYAPYYLAVFGPKSLAVKNEKDLAGKTISVARGTLEDLSVTKVAPPDATIKRFDDPNGAISAFLSGQVQLMVVGNDVGATIIARNPPIAPEQKFELFSSPDHVAVNKGETRLLKEVDAAVLKAKNDGTLNKLSTKWLKAPYPSDL, encoded by the coding sequence ATGACGACTCGCCTTTCCCGCCTTGCCCGGCGCCTCTTCGTGGCTGCGGCTTTCGCCGTGCCCTTGGCGGCCACGACCACCTTCGCTCACGCGGACGCCCTTGATACCGTGCAGAAAAACGGCGTGCTGAGGGTCGGCGTGTTCATGGACTATCCACCGTTCGGCTCTATCGGCCCGGATATGAAACCGCAGGGTTATGACATTGAGATGGCCGATTATCTGGCCAGGACAATGAAGGTCAAGGTCGACCTCGTCCCGATCACCGGGGAAAATCGTATCGCTTATCTCGCCACCGGCAAGGCCGACGTGCTGCTGAGCGTGGGCCAGACGCCGGAGCGCGAGAAAGTGCTCGAGTTTTCGCGGCCGTATGCGCCGTACTATCTCGCGGTGTTCGGGCCAAAGTCGTTGGCGGTGAAAAACGAGAAGGACCTGGCAGGCAAGACGATATCGGTAGCGCGCGGCACGCTGGAAGATTTGAGCGTAACGAAGGTCGCGCCGCCGGACGCGACGATCAAGCGTTTCGACGATCCCAATGGCGCCATTTCGGCGTTTCTGTCAGGGCAAGTTCAGCTGATGGTGGTGGGCAACGACGTGGGCGCAACAATCATTGCGCGTAATCCGCCGATTGCGCCCGAGCAGAAATTCGAGCTCTTCAGTTCACCCGATCATGTTGCCGTGAACAAGGGCGAGACGCGCCTGCTGAAGGAAGTGGATGCGGCTGTGCTGAAAGCGAAGAACGACGGCACGCTGAACAAGCTCTCGACGAAGTGGCTCAAGGCGCCGTATCCGAGCGATTTGTAA